In Pedobacter sp. WC2423, the following are encoded in one genomic region:
- a CDS encoding PorP/SprF family type IX secretion system membrane protein gives MKRNIAIWGLMTGLFLFTAKQSKAQLNPLAAMYYQNQYLGNPAMVGIDRGLSFNLGYRAQWNGTPGSPVTQSVTGNYGVTDRMGLGINVSNDKIGLQRWTRAVGSYAYHLPLNGNGDQLHFGLSFGFSNERLNENLVNGDPTDVGISQYNQRSTYVDGDFGIAYTANRLTLQAALPNLKSVFHKNDLNNLSDQATFYTAASYRLSLSEGEEGVDVEPKVALRGVKGYKDIFDAGANLVFANKRVNVYGLYHSTESYTFGVGMQYQGLNLSGSYTSGTSALRGYVDGNFELSLRIRVF, from the coding sequence ATGAAAAGGAATATAGCAATATGGGGATTGATGACGGGGCTGTTTTTATTTACTGCTAAACAGTCTAAAGCACAATTAAATCCGCTGGCAGCAATGTATTATCAGAATCAATATCTGGGTAATCCTGCAATGGTTGGAATTGACAGAGGTCTGTCTTTTAACCTGGGTTATCGCGCACAATGGAATGGAACACCTGGATCACCTGTTACCCAATCGGTAACAGGTAATTACGGGGTTACTGATAGAATGGGATTAGGTATTAACGTGAGTAATGACAAAATTGGATTGCAGCGCTGGACAAGGGCAGTAGGATCTTATGCGTATCATTTACCACTGAATGGAAATGGAGATCAATTACATTTTGGTTTATCTTTTGGTTTTTCGAATGAAAGACTGAATGAAAACCTGGTTAATGGTGATCCGACTGATGTGGGTATCAGTCAGTATAACCAGCGATCGACTTATGTTGATGGAGATTTTGGTATTGCTTATACGGCAAACAGACTTACTTTACAAGCTGCATTACCTAATCTGAAAAGTGTTTTTCATAAAAATGACCTGAATAATCTGTCGGATCAGGCTACTTTCTATACCGCAGCTAGTTACCGGTTGTCACTCAGCGAAGGTGAAGAAGGGGTCGATGTTGAACCTAAAGTGGCTTTAAGAGGTGTAAAAGGATACAAAGATATATTTGACGCAGGTGCAAATCTTGTTTTTGCCAATAAAAGAGTCAATGTATATGGCCTGTACCACTCTACAGAAAGTTATACTTTCGGTGTGGGGATGCAATACCAGGGATTGAACCTCAGTGGTTCATATACTTCTGGTACTTCGGCATTAAGAGGTTACGTGGATGGTAATTTTGAACTGAGCTTAAGGATTCGCGTGTTTTAG
- a CDS encoding efflux RND transporter periplasmic adaptor subunit: protein MTLSKDDMNIFKTPLAILASLVIFSSCGNHKKDKTADQVKPYPVVTLSPQTANIYTDYPATIQGIQNIEIRPKIDGYVADIFVDEGASVKKGQLLFRINAPQYEQDVKTTEANIKIAQADVNAARMNVDKVKPLVDEDIVSPYQLESAKYTLESKQGALAQANAAMNNAKTNLSYTQIFSPVDGVIGILPYKIGSLVSSTTANPLTTVSNIESIYAYFSINERQGLDFFLAAKGVTMQQKLTTLPPVNLVLANGNILPAAGKVETASGLINAQTGSINMRATFPNHDGLVRSGSSAVVRIPRKMNSALLIPQKATYQIQGKLFVYVVDKSNKVNSVEITTAASTDDAYVIQKGLKAGDRIVADGISNLREGLEIKPTK, encoded by the coding sequence ATGACTCTTTCTAAAGACGACATGAACATTTTCAAAACTCCTTTAGCCATACTGGCTTCCCTGGTTATCTTTTCCTCTTGTGGAAATCATAAAAAAGATAAAACCGCCGATCAGGTTAAACCATATCCTGTAGTTACACTCTCGCCTCAAACCGCCAATATTTATACTGATTATCCTGCAACCATACAGGGAATACAGAATATTGAGATACGTCCAAAAATAGATGGATATGTAGCAGACATTTTTGTGGATGAAGGTGCATCAGTAAAAAAAGGGCAATTGCTCTTTAGAATTAATGCCCCGCAATATGAGCAGGATGTGAAAACAACAGAAGCCAATATAAAAATAGCACAGGCAGATGTGAATGCGGCACGAATGAATGTTGATAAGGTAAAGCCACTGGTTGATGAAGATATTGTGAGCCCTTATCAGCTTGAATCAGCAAAATATACACTGGAATCGAAACAAGGTGCGCTTGCACAAGCTAACGCAGCAATGAATAATGCGAAAACAAACCTGAGCTATACCCAGATTTTTAGCCCGGTAGATGGTGTAATCGGTATCCTTCCTTATAAAATTGGAAGTTTGGTGAGCAGCACCACTGCCAATCCGCTGACTACAGTATCAAATATTGAAAGTATTTATGCTTATTTCTCTATTAATGAAAGACAGGGGCTTGACTTTTTCCTCGCGGCCAAAGGAGTGACCATGCAGCAGAAATTAACCACTTTACCTCCGGTTAACCTGGTGCTTGCCAATGGGAATATACTGCCGGCTGCGGGAAAAGTTGAAACTGCAAGTGGTTTAATTAATGCCCAGACCGGGTCTATCAATATGAGAGCAACTTTTCCTAACCATGATGGACTGGTGCGCAGTGGTAGCAGCGCTGTAGTCAGGATTCCCAGAAAAATGAATTCAGCTTTACTCATTCCACAGAAAGCTACCTATCAGATTCAGGGAAAATTATTTGTTTATGTAGTAGACAAGTCAAACAAAGTGAATTCTGTGGAAATTACAACTGCGGCCAGTACTGATGATGCCTATGTAATTCAGAAAGGATTAAAAGCAGGTGACAGAATAGTAGCAGACGGTATTTCGAACCTGAGAGAAGGGCTGGAAATTAAACCAACAAAATAA